The nucleotide window AACCCTTTTTCCTTAACAATTCTTCCAATTGAAAAAATGTAATTTCTTTGCTTTAGTTCAGGATATATTTCCCCAACATTTATTTCTGCCCTTAAGGGTTCTATTCCATTTGGTATGATACTGATTTTTTCATTTTTAGCTTTAAAAACAGAAATAAGGCCCTCTCTCATATACTCACTGCAAACAATCAGTTCATCAGACTCTACAATTAATTGTTGTTCTTTTTCATGAATAAATTGCTGCATTTCTGTATGAATACCATTATTTCTTCCATGTTCTGTAGCGTGAATAGTGGTTAATAATGGAACCTTTAGCAACCCCTTTAAGGCAATAGATGCTGCACCGACAAGCCAATCGTGTGCATGTATGAGATCGAATTTAATCTCTTTTGAAAGGTGATCAGCCTTGAAGGACACGGCTAAATTAAGTCCAGCAAGCCATAAAAAGAAATGATCATCCCACTCATTTATTGGTTTTACACGATGAACATTCACCCCATTCATCTGTTCAAATGTTGGGAGCTCGTTCGTACCCGCTGTCAAAACATGAACCTCATGACCCAGCATGGCCAAATGAGTAGATAAACCGAATACATGTCGCGAAAGACCGCCAACAATATTAGGAGGGAACTCCCAGCAAAGCATCAATATGGTTAATTTCAAATCTTTTTGCATTTCACAATCAGAAACAACTTTTTGGGGAATTTTACTATTCATTTTCCCCCTCCAGGCTGTTTGATTTCAGGTAATAGCTGTATGTACTTACCTGATCCATCCATTTTGGGGGCTGTTCTTCATACCGTTTAAATTGTAAGTAATCCTGTTGCGATACATGACCTTTTGGTATTTCTGGTGACGGTGTATGAATACAATTAGAGCGATAAAGTGGAAAAAATTCAGTACCTTTAATATAAACACCAATTTCCGCAATAAAGCTGCGATTTTCCATCAATCCTTTAATAAACCAATGCCCATTTTCAAAAGGAACCGTTATTTCATGATAATAATGAGCATTTTTCCCAGTAAAATACATATCTGTTACATCATATATTCTTACAACATGCAAAAGGTCTTCAAACCTTCGGTTAAAAAATAACTCAGTAATCCTTATTGGTAATTCGGAAACATCCCAGAAAAGGATGATTTTACGAGGGGTAACAAGCTTTGCTTTCAGTTCACCCTTTAGTGGCAATTGTTCCGGTAACGCTTCTTCAATCATTTTCTTCCTCCAATCTGCAACCAATCCATATATGCGTAAAAGATCTACATTATTCCAACTAATTGATAATTTAATCGTACCATCAGAATGAAAGGCAGACAATAAACACAAATTGTCGTTTCCTGCTAGTTCAAATAGCTAGTAAGTTCATGGGCTAAAAAAATTTTTACCAATTGGAACAAGTTCATCATTCTACAGTAATCAACACCCTTCAAAATGGAAATCGCCAATCATTTCGACACTATTTACCACGAAATTAGAAAAAGATGAAGCCTCATGATTCGCCTCATCTTTGGAAGGTTTCCCGTTCTATTATTATGCGTTTAAATTAACCCGCTTTCCCGTTACCTGATAAATTACATTTTCCGCAATGTTCGTTGAATGGTCAGCAATTCTTTCAATAAATCTACACACAAATGCTAATTGGATGATTTGGTTTGTCGAGTTCGGATTCTGTGGAATATAGTTCAATAGTTCATGTACCAAGTCTCCAAACATTTTGTCCACTTCATCATCTTTCTTCGCGCATTTTTTAGCCAGTTCAATATCTTCGGAATAATAGGCAGTAAAAGATTCAGAAACCATTTCCAAAGCCATCTTCATCATTTTGGGTATATCAATCATTTCTTTAAAATATTCTTTATTGCCGATATGGATGGTAGATTTGGCAATATTTACGGCACTGTCTGCCAACCGCTCCACTTCGGATGAAACTTTTAAGGCCACACTGATTCGTCGAAGATCTGATGCTACAGGTGATTCCCTAGCAATTAATAATAGGGCTTTATGGTTTATTTCATCATCCAAATCATCGATTTCATTATCACCGTCTATTACCCTCTTCGCTTTATCCATATCTTGATTTATAAGGGCAATCATCGCTTCTTTAATTTGCCATTCCGATTTATGGGCCATCATTAAAAGCATTTCTTTTAACTCTTTTAAATTTTGATCAAAATTCGTTCTTGCACTCATTTATGCCACCTCTTCATCCGAATCTTCCAGTAATATAACCTTCAGTACGTGAATCCTTTGGATTTGAAAAAATAGTAGACGTTGAATCTAGTTCGATTAATTCCCCCATTAAAAAGAAGGCAGTTTTATCAGATACCCTAGATGCTTGCTGCATGTTATGGGTGACGATGACAATGGTATATTTCTCTTTTAATTCTAAAATTAATTCTTCCATTTTCAGGGTGGAAATTGGGTCCAAGGCAGAGGTTGGCTCATCCATTAACAAAACATCCGGTTTTGTCGCAAGGGCTCTCGCGATACACAGCCTTTGCTGTTGTCCACCAGATAAACCTAGAGCAGGTGCAGTCAGACGATCCTTAACTTCCTCCCATAAAGCCACATCCATTAGTGATTTGATGACAAGCTCATCAAGGTGCTTCTTCTTCTTAATTCCGTGGACTCTTGGCCCGTAAGCGACATTGTCATATATAGATTGCGGAAAAGGATTTCCCTTTTGAAAAACCATACCCACATGTTTACGAAGTTCAACCAGATCGTTTTTCTCGTCTACTATATTTCTTCCGTTTAAATTGATTTCCCCGGTCATTTTAACATTAGGAATCATATTGATCATCATGTTGAGCGTCTTAATAAAAGTGGATTTTCCGCATCCTGATGGTCCAATTATCGCCGTTACTTCTTTTTTGTTAATCGGAAAGTTGATTCCCTTAAGTGCATGATGATCTCCATACCATAAATTTAAGTCCTTCACATCAAATATTTCTCTGGTCAATGTTGAAATAGCCATTCCAATTCCCCCTTATCCAAATCTTCCCGAGATATATTCTTCCGTCTTCTTGACAGAAGGATTGGTGAAGATTTTTTCAGTAGCATCATATTCAACTAAATCGCCGCTTAAAAAGAAGGCAGTTTTATCGGAAATACGGGAAGCTTGCTGCATATTATGGGTGACAATGATAATCGAATAATCCTTTTTCAAGTCAACAATCAAATCTTCTACCTTAGCATTTGAGATAGGATCCAGTGCCGAAGATGGTTCATCGAGGAGTATCACCGTCGGTTTCATGGCAATCGTCCTGGCAATACAAAGACGCTGCTGCTGCCCGCCCGAAAGTGATAGAGCGGATTTATGGAGCCTGTGTTTTACTTCGTCCCATAATGCCGCCTTTTGCAGGCTTTCCTCAACAATCTCATCAAGCTGATTTTTCTTTTTAATACCATTGAACTTCAGGGCATGTGTAATATTTTCATAGATTGATTTTGGGAATGGATTTGGCTTTTGAAAAACCATGCCAATTTCTTTTCGTAATGCGACCACATTAATTTTTTTAGATAAAATATTGATATCCTCATAAAGGATTTCACCTTGCGCACTTGCACCGGGAATTAGGTCATTCATCCGATTGACGCTTCTTAAAAACGTCGACTTTCCACAGCCTGATGGTCCAATCAAAGCTGTTACCGAATTTTTTTCAATATCCATGGAAATGCCGTTTACTGCACGTTTTTCACCATAGAAAATTTCCAAATTATTCACTTTTAATATATGGTCCATATGCAACTGGACGGTTGATTGCATCGTTTGTTCTGTCGTTTCTTTTTCCATTAAAGTCGTAACCATCCGTTCTCACCTGCCCTTTATTTTTTCAATGTCCAGCTACAGGCGCCATCGGCTAGTGTGCTTCGCGCTTCTCCCTACGCCGATAAACGGGCCCCTTCTACTTTTCTAATTCGCAGTCATTTTCTTTGTTATAATACGTCCAATCCATCTTGCTAACAGGTTAAATAGTAAGACCGAAATGACTAGCACAGCTGCCGAACCATTTGATACCGCTTCAACGTCAGGAATTAACCCTTGTGTATTAACAGACCAAATGTGTACAGCGAGCGTTTCAGCCGGACGAAATATATTTAATGGAGATTGATCTGAAAATGGATTCCAATTTGCATAATCAAGTCTTGGAGTTGAAAGACCTGCTGTAAATAATAATGCTGCTGCCTCGCCAAATACACGGCCGGCTGCAAGAATAATCCCCGTTAATATCGATGGAAAAGCACTAGGTAATAGTACCGTTTTTATTGTATGCCAATGAGTAATACCTAAGGCAAGGCTGGCTTCTTTCAAATCACGAGGAACATTACGTATGGAGTCCTCACTTACACGCACGATAACAGGTAAATTAAAGACGGTAAGTGCTAAGGCACCCCCTATAATCGTATATCCCCAACCAGTTATATTAACAAACATCAACAATCCGAACATCCCTATTACGATTGAAGGAAGTGATGCTAAAACTTCAATACAAGAGCGAATGATATCCGTTATTTTTCCTGGCTTCGCATACTCCGCCATATAGATTCCGCCACCAACCCCAAGGGGAATAGCGATAATCATCGTAATAAGTAAAATATAAAATGAATTAAATAATTGGTCACGGATCCCTCCACCCGCACGAATATTGCTTGAAGGCGTTGTTAAAAACTCCCACGAAATGTGTTTAAATCCATTGACCAAAATATAGGAGAACAATCCAACAAGAATTGAAATGATGATAATAGCAATAGCAACAAATACTCCGGTTGCAATTCGGTCAGCTGTTTTACTTTTCATTACAGCTTCCTCCTTGATGAAAGATAGCGGATGAGTAATATAAAGGCAAACGACATAACTAATAAAATGAATCCCATCGACCAAAGTGTATTATTTTCCACACTTCCGTATGTCGTATGACCCATATTTAACGTAATAATTGTCGTTAAAGTGGCTGAAGCATCCAAAATACTTGATGGTAAATTTCTAACATTTCCGATGACCATTTGAACGGCTAATGCTTCACCAAATGCTCGAGACATCCCCAAAACAATTGCCGTCATTAGTGACGGAAGTGCAGCGGGAATCAGCACTTTACGAATGGTTTGCCAACGGGTCGCGCCAAGAGCGTAAGAACCCTCTCTTAAACTTTTTGGCAGCGAGCTCATCGCATCTGTTGCAATGGTGGTGATCGTTGGTAAAATCATGATGGAAAGCACAATCGTTCCGGAAAGCAAACTAAAACCTAGTCCACCCACATGTTCCCTAATAAATGGAACTAATACTGTAAGCCCGATGAATCCATAAACAACAGATGGAATTCCAACTAATAATTCTATGACTGGCTGTAATATTTTTCTTCCCCATGAAGGTGCAATCTCGGTCATGAATATCGCGCCGCCAATCCCTAATGGTGCTGCAACCAGCGCTGATAGGAGCGTTACAGCAAATGAACCGAAAATAAACGGTAATGCACCATATTCCGGATTGGCTTTATTTGTAGGATTCCAGTGTGTACTGGTTATGAACTCAATAAGACTTACACCATTTTTTATAAATGATTGTAATCCTTTTGAGCCTAGAAAAATGGTAATAGAAATGGTCGCAGATATCATGATCACCGCACACAATATGACAAGAACTTTCCCGCGCATTTCCCCGTTCAGCCAGGGCTTTTCGGATTTTAACAATCTGTCCTTTGCAGGAATAAACTTTTCTGACATGGATTAAACACCCCTAAAATGCGTCTATAGGGTAAATGCCATCGTGCACTTACCCTTTCATTCTTTTAGACTATCAGTTTATAAATCTTTTTGATTTCCTTCGGCATCCCGTTCTACTTTCATTTTTGTAACAGGAAGATATCCTTGTTCTTTTAATAGACTAGTTTGGATATCATTCGACATTAAGTAGACAAGGAATGCTTTTGCTAGGCCTTCAGCTTCACCTTTTGTATAAGAATGCTGGTACGCCCAAACTGGAAAATCACCGGATTGTACATTTTCAGCTGTTGGTTTGACACCATCAATGGATAGTGGTGTAACAGAATTATCGGTAAAGTACGAGAATGCTAGGTAACCAACTGCTCCATCTGTTTCGTTAATGATTTTCTTAACTGTGTTTGAAGAATCCTCCGTAATTCCTTCAGCTGGTGTTGCACCATCAAGGGCAAACTTATTAAATATGGCACGTGTTCCAGATGAATCTGGACGGTTTACAAGAACGATCTTTTGATCCTTACCGCCAAGTTCTTTCCAGTTTGTAATTTTGCCAGTGAATACTTTCATTAAATCTTCTTTTTTAATATCTTTAATGCCAACTTTTGGATTAACTGCAGCCGTCATACCTACAACCGCTACTTTATGATCGACTAGCTTGTCCGCTGGGATACCCTCTTTTTCTTCAGCAAATACGTCTGAGTTACCAATTTGTACAGACCCTTCAGCAACTTGTGATAAGCCTGTACCGGAACCACCGGCTTGTACTTGTATATCAACATTTGGATTTTCATTCATAAATTCCTCAGCTGCCGCGGCAATCAAAGGCTGCATCGCGGATGAACCGGAAACGCTCAATGAACCGGACAGTTCTTTATTTTTCTGACCGTTTGTTTTTGTATCTGTTCCTTCCGTCTTGTCTGTAGAGGCTCCGCCTCCACAAGCCGCCGCGAATACCATTAGTGCTGCCAATAATGTAAGTAGGCTAAATTTTTTCAAACTTTTCATTTCCTTTTTCCCCCTAAGGTTTTTGTTGGTGATGATGTTTGTCTGCCTTACAAGATTAAGCATAAGGGAATACTGTAAACAGCGTTTTAAGCGACTGTAAAGGTTTTGTAAATATACATTGTTCTTTTGTAAATTTAACAAATTTCATCAATTTTCTAGTTTTCTGAAAAATATCTTACAAATTTCTATATTTTATGACGGTCTTAAAGATTATTTTGTATTAAAAAACACCTGCCTCAATTCGAGACAGGTGTTTCAACATATTATTGTTCGGGCTGCTGGCTATTTTGAGTGGTGTTAGTATTATTTGCATCCCTCGATGCTTTTAAATCAAAATAGGCTTTAAATACTTCATCAGCAATAGACAGGTTAACATGTGTTTGGTCCGTCGTTGACCAAGGTACAACAACAGAAATTGCAATTTCAGGGTTATCATAAGGTGCATAACCTGCAAATGTTACATTCCATAACATGGGATGACCACCTAAAGGTCCATCATATAATGCTTGCGCTGTTCCGGTTTTTCCGGCAATTTTGTATTGCTTATTTTTAATTGAGCCATACCCAGTTCCTTGCGGATCATTGACGACAAGCCTTAATCCATCCTTTACATGGTTAATCCAAGATTCTTTCATATCCACTTTATTCAATACTGTTGGTCTTATTTCTTGAATAATCGGGCCAAGTTCATCAGAATTACTATTCGGCTCCCGAATTTCTTTAACCAAGTGCGGTTGGATCCTAAGACCGCCATTTGCGATGGTTGAAATATACTGAACAAGCTGTAAGGTGGTATATGTGTCATATTGTCCAATTGCAAAGTCCAACACTTTACCGGCATCAGGTGGTATTTGACCAGCACCATAGCCAGTTTGTTCACCTGGAAGATCAATGCCTGTTCGAACCCCTAAGCCAAATTGAGCAAAATTATTTCTAAATGTATTTATGGCAGAAACTTTGTTTATTGTTAACGGTCCATTCGGCACATACGTTTGTTGCCCGCCAACTTTCATTGCAGTTAAGAACATATACACGTTTGATGATCTCATTAAGGCATATAAATCATTGATTTGACCAAACCCAACTGTATTCCAAGATTTTTTTACTTGAGTACCCTTAAATTTCAACGGTCGGTCATTAAGGCTATCCCCCGGCGAAATTGCTCCAGTTTGATATCCAGTTAGTACCGTTGCTCCCTTTACAACCGAACCCATCGAATAAGAAGTGGTCATATTCCCTAACGCAAAATCTCTCACTTCTGTTTTCTTCGTTTCACTATCAATTGCATATTGTTTACCTGACATAGCAAGAATTTCCCCGGTTTTCGGGTTCATGACGGTGACCATTGCCCTATCCATATATGGTTGGCCTGCTCTCGCTTGTCCAAGCTTATCTTGAATAATTTCATCAACCTTTTCTTGAAGGTCGATATCAACCGATAATAATAAATCTTTCCCGCTTTTCCCCTCTTTATATACCTGTGATTCCAATACATTTCCTGATTTATCTGTTATATTTTTTACCGATTCTTTTTGACCTTGCAGTACATCTTCATACTGCTGCTCAAGATAACTCTTTCCTACCCGGTCATTACGACTATATCCCCTGGCAAGCAAGGAATCCAGACTATCTTTTGGCAAGCCTTCTTTTGCACTGGTCACCTTCCCCAAAATGGAGCTTAAAGGCCCATTCCCATCTTCCGTTTTGTATAAAAAGTCCCTGTCCCAATCCGTTGTCGTATCTACTCCTGGTAAAGAATCAAGGTTTTCACTTACAATTGCATATTCTTCATCAGTGACATCTTTATTTTTTATAATATGTGGTGATAATGCCGTTCCACTGGACATTTCCCGAAAAATAGCCAATACTTCTAGCTCTTGATTGGAAAAAGAATTTAGTTCTTCTTCCGTAATTCTTTCCCTTGTTAGGTCATAAATTTCTTTATCATATTCCTTTTTATCTAACTCTTTTTTCTGCAGCCTTGCCTTATCTTCATCTGTTACTTTTGCATTAGCTAATTTAGGATGTTTCATGATCCAGAAATCTTGACGATCCCTCTTGGTAATTGATTTGAAATCTTCCTCAGTATCTTTACTAATAAGCGCAGCTAACCTTTTAGCGATATTTAGCATTTCGCTCGTCGTAACTGTACTTGATCGTGTATAAGTAATTGCTTTTAACGGTTTATTTCCAACTACTAACTTCCCATTAGTATCATATATTTTCCCGCGCGGCACAGAAGAATTTATAGGAACAATCTCCTTTTGTTCAATTTCCCGCTTAAAATCATCTCCAAAAACAATTTGTAATTCACCAAGGCGAAGGATCAGGATGGAAAAAAGCACAAATACAACAAAAAACACCATGTTCAAACGAAATGGGACATGTGTTTTCTTTTTTTCTTCTTATTAACCAAGATCTATATACACTTCCTTTTTTACATAAGGCTCACCATAACTTTCTTTATTTTATAAGATAATGTCCCATATATCCATGCATAAGACTTACCAGTTTTTAAAAAAATGCGATGAGAAATAAGAACCTCATCGCATTTTTATTTCTGGTAGTTGAACTCGTTTTATAAAAAAATAAATGATCGAATGTCCGGCCCCAATAAACAACAGTAAAATCGGAATACTTTTCGCTTCATTAAACCAGGTGACCGAAGCAAGAAAAGCAAGGATGGATACGATACGCCCTAAATTTAAGAAGATCTCTCGAACCACGATATACTCAATTCGCATTTCCGCCGCTTTCCAACCGCGGCCAATTACATCATAGGTCGTTGAGTGATATGGGACAAGCAATAGTGGATAAGCAACCGCAATCATCGCTGCGTAAATTAACAATTTCACAAAATTAATATCCCAAACGATTAGCAAGACTGCTGCATAAAGGATGATGCCGCCAATCAGAATGGCTTTTTTTCGATACTCTTTTTTTATCATCCGCGACGCAAAATAATAAGCAACAAAGGATATCCCTGAATTAATTAACCCAAATGTTCCTAATGCCATTTCACTTCCCGTCGAAATATAAACAAAAACAGAGATAACAAATAAAAACGTCCCTTCTCTAAGTCCCTGGAAAAAGTGGGCATTGGTAATGAGACGCCAATTTTCATTCCGTTTTCTCTCTGCAATGATCCGCTTAAAGCAGTATTTTCCTGAAGCCGGTCTTCGTTTTAGTGAAAAGCTCAAAAAAATGGCAAGTGCAAATAATGCTAACGAGAGGCCAAACACAAATGTATATCCGGTGAACTTTTCAAATCTGGTGATAATAATGCCAGCTGCTAATGGCCCTATCATTCCACCACCGGAGGTTAAAATCCCTAAGAATCCATTGAAAAAGTCTCTCGTCTCAGGTTCGGTGATTTCAAAGGTTAACACATTATAGGCGAGCCAATAAAACCCATACCCAATTCCAAGCAGGCTCCCTAATAATAGTAGATACGTGGAAGCTCTAGTCCCCGAAATTAATACCGCTAGATAAAAGATTGCCAAAAATATAACTCCGATTCGAAGGACTATAACCCGATCGATTTTCTTTGCCCAACGCCCCGCAAGGATAAACGTTAACGGCTGCAAAACAACAATCGACAGGTTATATAGGGCAATATCCGAATACTTTCCCGTTTGTTTCCAAAGATAAATATTCACAAATGTGTTCGATAAGGCAACACTCAATGAATACAAACCACCAATAATCAGTAAAAGTGATAAATCTTTGGTTAATTCTACATCACCTAAAATCCTAAATTTTTTTGCCATAAAAAAACTCCCCTTTGTATAAGGGTAGTCTTTATCTGGTCCATAGTTCTTATTCAATATTTTAGGAAAACGAAAAAAGGCAGCCGCTGGCTGCCTCTTTTCATTCTATTTATTTTGCTGCACTGTATCGTTTTGAAACTTCATCCCAGTTAACTACATTCCAGAATGCACCGATATAGTCAGGGCGTTTGTTTTGGAATTTCAAGTAATACGCATGTTCCCAAACATCAAGGCCAAGGATCGGAGTCTTCCCTTCCATTAATGGAGAGTCTTGATTAGGAGTGCTTGATACTTCTAATTCGCCATTATTTACAGATAACCAAGCCCAGCCAGAGCCGAAGCGAGTTGTAGCAGCTTTGGCAAACTCTTCTTTAAAGCTCTCGAAGCTGCCAAATTTATTGTTGATAGCATCTGCTAATTCACCAGCAGGTGCGCCGCCGCCATTTGGAGAAAGGATTTGCCAGAATAAAGAATGGTTAGCGTGTCCGCCGCCATTGTTACGTACTGCAGTACGTGCAGCTTCTGGAACCGCATCCAAATTAGCAATTACTTCTTCAACTGATTTTGAAAGTAATTCTTCGTTACCAGCTAATGCATTGTTTAAATTTGTCACATATGTGTTGTGATGTCTAGTGTGGTGAATATTCATCGTTTCTTTGTCAATGTGCGGTTCAAGTGCATCTTCTGCGTAAGGTAAATTCGGTAATTCAAATGCCATAATAAGTTCCTCCTATGTACGGATATTTTTTAGGCTTTAGTAATTCTTACTTTTTAAGAATATTTCTAAAGCTTTAGTCTAAAGATACCAAAATTTGTTCATGGTTTCAAATTTAATGCTTAGTCTCCACCATAAATACAATACCCGATAATCAGATTTTTATTCCGAGAAAAGCGAAAGCGCCTTGGTCAGCCCCGACAAGCACAAGACAAGCCGGCCGAAAGGTTGCTTTTTAACCTTTTGGACGGCTTGGCTTGTGACCTCGAGGGGCTAGGCGCTGGAGCTGGACATTTCTCAAAGTCGAAACATTATAGATTTCGAAAAATTGTCATGTTTCAGCAAAACAGCATACTGTCAACGATTTTTGTCATAATCCTATTTCCGCCCTTCCAAATCATGTAAATTTCATATTGACACAATGTTAATAATTCATTTTAATCAAGCTGAAGGCAGAATAAGGAGTGACTGATATGCAAAATAGCAGCCTTTCTATATATAATTTACTGGTAGAGTTTTTTCAAAAAAGCGAACCAATCCAAAAAGTTAAATCTGGAACAGTACTATTTCAAGAAAAGGATTCTGTTGAATATGTTTACTTATTGCTTAAAGGGAGTATTGCCCTTGGCAGAGTCCATTTACGGGGAAAGGATTTTATTTTAAAAATCTTAAACGACCATGAATTAATCGTTGAGTACCAGCTTTTCAAAGCTACGCCTCATTATCAATTTTATGCCAAAACACTCACAGACTGCGAACTACTATTCATTAAAAAGGAACAATTTGAAGCGTTAATTTCAGCTGACCCTGAAGCCATGAGTGCACTTGTAGCTTGGTTTAGCACAGGTTATTTAAAAGCACAGATGAAATGCCAGGACTTAATTATGAACGGTAAAAAA belongs to Neobacillus sp. OS1-2 and includes:
- a CDS encoding Crp/Fnr family transcriptional regulator, which encodes MQNSSLSIYNLLVEFFQKSEPIQKVKSGTVLFQEKDSVEYVYLLLKGSIALGRVHLRGKDFILKILNDHELIVEYQLFKATPHYQFYAKTLTDCELLFIKKEQFEALISADPEAMSALVAWFSTGYLKAQMKCQDLIMNGKKGGLYSILIRLCNSYGVKSEDGILIDLPLTHQELANLTYGTREVIQRALMDLRQKDIVSYENQKFTVKNLTFLKEEVDCQNCSFEICGLN
- a CDS encoding superoxide dismutase — encoded protein: MAFELPNLPYAEDALEPHIDKETMNIHHTRHHNTYVTNLNNALAGNEELLSKSVEEVIANLDAVPEAARTAVRNNGGGHANHSLFWQILSPNGGGAPAGELADAINNKFGSFESFKEEFAKAATTRFGSGWAWLSVNNGELEVSSTPNQDSPLMEGKTPILGLDVWEHAYYLKFQNKRPDYIGAFWNVVNWDEVSKRYSAAK
- a CDS encoding MFS transporter; translated protein: MAKKFRILGDVELTKDLSLLLIIGGLYSLSVALSNTFVNIYLWKQTGKYSDIALYNLSIVVLQPLTFILAGRWAKKIDRVIVLRIGVIFLAIFYLAVLISGTRASTYLLLLGSLLGIGYGFYWLAYNVLTFEITEPETRDFFNGFLGILTSGGGMIGPLAAGIIITRFEKFTGYTFVFGLSLALFALAIFLSFSLKRRPASGKYCFKRIIAERKRNENWRLITNAHFFQGLREGTFLFVISVFVYISTGSEMALGTFGLINSGISFVAYYFASRMIKKEYRKKAILIGGIILYAAVLLIVWDINFVKLLIYAAMIAVAYPLLLVPYHSTTYDVIGRGWKAAEMRIEYIVVREIFLNLGRIVSILAFLASVTWFNEAKSIPILLLFIGAGHSIIYFFIKRVQLPEIKMR